The Lycium barbarum isolate Lr01 chromosome 4, ASM1917538v2, whole genome shotgun sequence nucleotide sequence gaatgtggtagcaacACATGGCCCAACTGAAAAAAGACAAAATAATCAGGGTCATAATAATGAGCGTGGGCGTGGCAGGGGCAGGGGTAGGGGACGATATAATAATCGTCGTTATGGTGGTCATCATAAAAGGGAGAACAATATGGGTTATCAAGGCAATCCTTCAAGGAACAACTGTCATCGTTGTGGTTTGAAAGGTCACTGGAAAAATGAATGTCGAGCGCCTGAACATTTTGCCAGGCTTTATCaaaattccttcaaaagaaaGGCAAATAGAGGTGGTGCCTCTTCTACTAATGCCCGGGTGGAGtcacacatgacttttaaaaataACGATGAGGCAGGGCCTTCACGAAAATATGATGATAATGTTGAAGCTAATTTGGCTTTGAAAGATGATGATTTTGATGGGTTTGATGATATTACTCATTTGGAAGTTGAAGACTTCTTTGGAGATCgaaattgagatttgatcatTTCACTGGGGAATGTGTTATGttcttatttttatttatgtGTTTTAAGTTGTCCTTATGTTGTTTCATTTTCGAGAAGTACTTAAGTTTTCTATGTTGTTTTATCTTCTGGATTAGTAATTAAGTTTTATATTGTTAGTTTCCGTATTTCTTACGATGTATTTTTGTTTTTATGAAGATAAATAAAATTTCCCAGTCTTTAATTGGATCCAAGATGAGTAATGGAGATATCTGCCTTTTGGATAGTGCTACAACTCACACTATATTAAGAGAAAATAAATATTTCTCTCATTTGGTTATGAAAAGGGCTTGTGTTAATACAATATCTGGtagtacaaaattaattgagGGCTTTGGAAAAGCGACCTTATTACTACCTGGAGGAACAATATTGGCCATTAGTAATGCACTATATTGTAGCAAGTCTCGAAGAAACTTATTAAGTTTCAAGGTTATTCGCCAAAATGGCTATCATGTTGAGACTGCTAATGAAGGAAAGGTTGAATACCTTTATATTATTACAATGAAAGCTGGGGAAACGTTTGTGCACGAAAAATTACCCGCACTTTCTTCCGGGTTGTACCATACAAGTATTGGTACGGTTGAAACATATGTTGTAGTAAATAAAAGGTTTAATGATTCTAATGATTTTATCATTTGGCATGACCGGTTGGGCCATCCCGATTCTAGTATGATGCGCAAAATAATTAAGAATTCACATGGGCATACTTTGAAGAACCAAAAGATTCTTCAATTTAAggaattctcttgtgctgcttgttctcaAGGAAAATTGATTATTAAACCATCAGCAACTAAGGTTGGGATTGAATCCCCCGCATTTCTGGAACGTATACAAGGTGATATATGTGGGCCAATTCATCCTTCATGTGGACCATTTAAATATTATATGGTCTTGATTGATGCATCTACAAGATGGTCACATGTGTGCTTATTATCAACTCGCAATATGGCTTTTGCGAGATTGTTGGCTCAAATAATAAGGTTAAGAGCACAATTTCTAAATAATGCGATAAAGAAAAttcgtcttgataatgctggtgagTTTACATCTCAGGCCTTTAATGATTATTGTACGGCCATGGGAATAACAGTTGAACATTCGGTTGCTCATGTTCATACTCAAAATGGTCTGGCAGAATCAATGATTAAACGCCTACAATTGATAGATGGATCATTGCTAATGAGGACAAAACTTCCTGTTTCGGTATGGGGACATGCTATTTTGCATGTAGCGGCACTTGTGCGTATAAGGCCAAACAGTTATCATGAATTCTCCCCATTACAATTGGCTTTTGGTCAGGAGCCAAATATTTTCCATCTTCGAATTTTTGGATGTGCGGTATATGTTCCAATTGCTCTACCACAACGcacaaagatgggtccccaaagaagGTTGGGGATATATATTGGGTATGAATCTCcttcaattttaaaatatttagaaCCGATGACTGGAGATTTATTTACAGCAAGATTTGCTGATTGTCATTTTGATGAATCAGTATACCCAACATTAGGGGGAGAACATAAGCAGTTGGAAAAGGAGATAGATTGGAATGCATTATCACTATCTCATTTAGATCCTCGAACAAATCAATGTGAGAAAGAggttcaaaagatgatttatttgCAAAATGTCGCAAATCAACTGCCAGATGCATTTACTAAtcttccaagagttactaaatcTCATATTCCAGCTGCAAATACTCCAGTTCGAGTTGATGTCCCGGTAGGACAAACGATTAATGCAAATGAGTCCAGGCCACGTCTGAAacgtggtagaccaatcggttccaaggataaaaatcctcgaaaaagaaaagaaataaatgatcAAGATGATCATCATGTGAGGGAAATTGCTCAAGAAGAGGCCCGAGACATAATAAATGATAAGCCCATAGAAAAGGCCTAGATACTTCAAAATAATGATAGTgaagagatctcaataagttatgtctcGACGGGGAAAAGGTGGAACCGAAATGATATTGTGGTCGACAataattttgcatataatgttgctgtTGAGATAATGCAACAAGATGAGGATCTTGAGCCAAAATCTGTTGATGAATGTAGACAGagaaatgattggccaaaatggaagGACGCAATTCAAGCAGAATTGACTTCGCTTGAAAAACGTGAAGTTTTCGGACCAATAGTCCGAACACCTGAAGACGTCAAGCCAGTGGGGTACAAATGGGTATTTGTGCGAAAACGAAATGAGAAAGGTGAAGTCGTAAGATATAAAGCACGACTTGTGGCACAAGGATTTTCGCAAAGGCCTGGCATTGATTATGTGGAGACATATTCTCATGTGGTGGATGCAATTACCTTCAGGTATCTAATAAATCTGGCAGTTCGTGAAAAGCTTGATATGCAACTGATGGATGTTATCACAGCCTATTTATATGGCTCATTGGACCAAGATATTCTtatgaaaatccctgaaggattcAAAGTGCCCGAAGCATACAAAAGTTCGCAGGAAACCTGTTCAATAAAACTTCAGAAATCTTTATATGGATTGAAACAATCAGGGCGGATGTGGTACAATCGTCTTAGTGAATATTTGCTAAAGGAAGGATATAAAAATGATCCTATTTGTCCTTGTGTTTTTATAAGAAGGTATGAGTCTGAATTTGTCATAatagttgtgtatgttgatgacTTGAACATCATTGGCACTCCtaaagagctttcaaaagctataGAGtgtttaaagaaagaatttgaaatgaaagatctaGGTAAGACAAAATTTTGTCTTGGCCTACAAATTGAGCATTTGACAAATGGAATATTTGTCCATCAATCAACATACACTGAAAAAGTTTTAAAGCGTTTTTACATGGATAAATCACATCCGTTGAGTACCCCGATGGCTGTGAGATCGCTTGACATAAATAAAGATCCATTTCAACCTAAGGATAATGATGAAGAGCTCATTGGTGATGAAACTTCATATCTCAGTGCAATTGGGGCATTGATGTATCTAGCCAATAATACCCGACCAGATATATGTTTTGCAGTAAGTTTATTGGCAAGATTCAGCTCCTCCCCAACAAAAAGACATTGGAATGGTGTTAAGCATATATTCAGATATCTTCAAGGAACAATTGATCTGGGATTATTTTATTCTTATGAATCCAAGTCAGATATGAtcggttatgcagatgcaggatatttatctgacccacataaagcccgatctcaaacaggctatttaTTTACATATGGAGGTACAAGTATATCATGGCGTTCAATGAAACAAACAATAGCTgccacttcttcaaatcatgcggaGATAATAGCCATTCATGAAGCTAGTCGGGAGTGTGTTTGGTTGAGATCAATGACTCAACATATTCAGGAAATGTGTGGTTTTCTTTTGAAAAGGGATATTCCAACTATATTGTACGAAGATAATGTTGCATGTATTGCTCAACTGAAGGGAGGATACattaaaggagatagaacaaaacaTATTTCACCAAAGTTCTTTTTTACTCATGATCTTGGAAAGAAAGGTGAGATAGATGTTCAACAAATTCGCTCGATCGATAATTTGGCGGATTTGTTCACTAAAGCATTACCAACCTCGACATCTGAGAAGCTGATATACAAGATCGGAATGCGTCGTCTTCGCGAATTAAAGTGATCTTTTCTTCAGGGGGAGAAAATACgcgctgcactcttttttccttgaTCAAGATTTTATCCCATTGGGTTtttctgacaaggtttttaacgaggcagtaAATAATGCGTAACGAGGCACatatatggacatccaagggggagtgttatgaaatatagagtatggatgtccactacacaaatataatgcctcttccattatcttccaccatcttaatggttcttccattatcttccaccatcttaatggttctaccattatctcatatattgaatgcatatgtaacactataaatagaggcataagttttcatatggaagacacttgtaacacattttggaagaatagtaaaatctctcctctttgtcactctatgtttatagttttcatcctttaatattattactcttttagcttcattttataacaaatTCAACCTTTTCCTTTCTCATGCTGAACTTACCTTCTTGCCCTTCACTTCTTTTGTTTTTCTAGATTTTACTTTATCTTCTTGTCTACCATTCTACATAGTTGGAGTTGGACACAATTAATTAATACtgttatgaaataatattaaaagtacaAGATAATAAAAGGTATAGCCAAAGAAGATAGAGAAATTTTATTGCTCTTTCATTTGATGTACAAATGAACTGAATCgacttcctatttatagaagaaaaGAAGTTGATGCAAGGCTTTTCAGGAAGCTGCTGCGAGGCTTTTCAGAAACTACTAACAAGCTGACTGCCTAAGCTACTTGCAAGCTACCTGATATTCTCACACAAAAATAAAGTACTCCCTATCCTCATACCAAAATTGATAAGTTAAAGTAACTTCTAAATGGTGATTGAAAAAAACCACATAATAATTTGGTATTATTGAATTTCAAAGTTAAAAAAATTGTTACTTGTGCATGttctaatcaagaggaaaaataatttatttttattatataaaaataatctaataatttttatattgcattattaattttttaatataaatacTTTTAATTAAGATAACACTTAATATGCTACGGAAGGCGCTTATGGATAATAAAATATACATTTCTAAGTCCCATCCAACTTTGGCCTTTTTATTTCTGATCCTTCTCTCTCTTTACCTGGGGATACTTCCTTGAATGACAACATACGAACTTTTTGGCCAATTAAGTAATGACGTACAGTACAAAGACTTTGGCGATAAAATATACAAGTCAAAATTTTCAACCATCCCTCAGCCTATTTTAAGGCCCTATCTCACTAATACACGTCTTAGTTCTTACCCTTTCCCCCTCAAATGAACAACTCCGCCATCATAACTAACACTGCCGCCGGAGCTGCCGTCAAATGCCGTAACAAGCTCCTCCAATATAATCAGTATCAGTCCTTGATCCCTGGACTTCCTAATGATATAGCTCAAATTTGTCTATCTCTTGTTCAAGAACCTTTGATTCTTTACTCCGTTTGTCAATCGTGGCGCCGACTTGTTTATTGTCCTCATTTTCCCCCCTTTTTATCCATCTATTCCTTATTGAAGCCTTTACAATACAATAATATATCCAGCGTAATCTCACATGCGAGATCTGGCTAACGTAGAGTGCACGCAGACCTCACTCCTATCTTGAAAAATGATGAgactgtttctgaaagaccctcggctcaagtgaAAAATTCGATTGAGTTTGCGAATTTCATTCCGATTTCAGCAAAATGGCAGTTACTTCCTCCTCCCCCACTTGACCCACCTCTACGTCTCCTTCTCCGTCACCCTTCCTTTATCTCCCGCCACCTTCCTATTCAATCGGTTAGCGTTTCTGGCGATTTAATAATCCTCACCGCGACAACTGACCATATGCTCCCGGCCTTATCCCGTCCCCTTGTGTTCAACCCGCTCACCCACAAATGGACTTATGGCCCCCCACTCGCGACCCCGAGACGCTGGTGCGCTGCAGGCACGTCGCAGGGCATGGTGTATGTTGCGAGTGGGATTGGGTCCCACTATAACCTCGAGGTAGCTCAAACAGTTGAAAAGTGGGACCTCAAAAGTTATAACAGTTGTAAccacaacatactcagtgtaattcTACAAGCGAAGTAAAAAATAACAGTAActaccaccaacaacaacaacgtaaTAATCCCACATGTGGGGTTAAAAACAAGGGATGGAAATGGGAAAAACTGAGTGGTCTCAAAGACGGGAAATTCAGTAGGGAAGCGATTGAAGCAATAGGTTGGAGAGAGAAGTTATGTATGGTAAACGTAAAAGGCGATGCAGCAAAGGAAGGAATAATCTACGACATCGAAAGCGACACGTGGCAGGAGATGCCTGAGGGAATGTTAGTAGGTTGGAGAGGTCCAACGGCTGCAATGGAGGAGGAAATAATTTACACGGTGGATGAATCGAAAGAAGCATTGAGGAAATATGATCAAGaaaatgatagttggattgagaTTCTTGAGAATGAGATGCTTAAAGGTGCACAGCATATGGCTGCTGCTGGTGGTAAAGTGTGCGTGGTTAATAGCGGCGGTGATGGGATAGTAGTGGTGAATGTGGTGGCAGAGCCTCCGAGTTTGGTGGTGGTGGAAACTCCGGTAGGGTTTCAGGTTTTGGATGTACATATTTTGCCAAGGATGAGCCAATTGGATGAAtgttgactagttttttttttctttcaatttttttcagGTAAATTTGGGATACTTGTCAATTTTTTTGTTGATTCTTTTATGTCTCTTTACATGAATATCTTTCTTAATGgggaaaaatatatgtatacaattTGACATAAATTCTCGCCATAGAAAAATGTGAACATTCTTTTTggttggtatatatatatatatatatatatatatatatatatatatatatatatatatatattgaaaaaaTAAATCCAGTGGCACTGCTGATGGGTGAATTTCATATTTACATAATGACCATATGATATTGTCCTCAAGATCATTGAGCCTAGCTCGTGATTCTTCATGAGATTGTCATTACAAGCAGGTGAATCTCCAATGCTCTTTCCTTCTATGTTGACGAATGACAATAGTACTTATGTTTGTTCAATGTCTCTCAATTCAGTGTTTGATGATTAAGACATGTAGTCAATTAGATCAGAATACATTTTTGTACAAATTTCTAACAAGAGTATATCAAAATAAATCTTAACCTCAACGAATTAGTATCTCATATATGGATTGTCTTCTTTCATTTTTCTCAATTTCTTTTGCTAAATCTACGTGAATGAATCTGCGGATCTTTGGAATGAATCTGCGGATCTTTGGAAGTAACATCTTTTCGATGGACTGATTCACGAGGATGTGATTAAATCATCTCAAGCAACATTCTCTTAATTTACGCACTATGTGCTACCTCAGCTTAAATTGAACATTGtcatttcatattttattaaatattataTGGCTATATATCCATCTTACATTTATATTTCTACGACATCCAATGTTGTGAATTTGTCCCAACATTCACTTGAACATAATATTACCGATTTTTTAACAGTTATATAGAAACTTGTGTTTTAAGTATATATCCTCGTTTCACATAACATTTTGATAGCAATTTTCCATTTCACCCATCTAACTTTGATTATAATTTCTGTAACAACTTCCCTTATCATACTTTCTCTTGGAACATTAAGCATAGATACTTTAATATTGCATTACGCACCACAATCTCGGCGAATCTTACATTAACCTCTAGTTCTCTATATAATATCTCCACTTACCATACTTTCTCCCTAGAGTGTCTCTCAATAATTCAAGTTCTTCAACACATTCAGTCATTTCGTCAACTGACACAATATTATCTGCAAATTTCATACACCAAAGATCTCATCTTGTGTATCATCATTAGTTAGCTCACTAATTCATAATTAGGTGAAATGCCCGTGTAAAACCACAATGGTAAGAAAACGATTTTGTATCTTCTACTTATGTTCTCAAACTAGCAACTGGTGAGTACCCTTTATAACATGTCTAGATACTTTTTTCTCCAACACCAACTAAAGGAACCATTACACGAATTACAACATTTTTCTTGTATCGTTAATTTGGGATATGAATGATTTCACTGTTATTTTTGAGAAGTTCTTGAAAGCAGCGAATTATTCTCTCCTATGACTTCTTTATACAACGTATTTAAGTCTTTTAATTATTAAAACGTAAATTAATTGCATTCAATAAAAAGGGGATTGCAGAAAGAAGCAATCTAATAAAAATATCTTGATTTTTTCTTGTGTTTGTGATTTACAAATTGGCGAGGTTCTATTGACTATGGACCATGACTACACATGAATTAGTGTGTTGGCCGAACTAACACAAACACACTTTGAATAAAGTCTTGATTAGTCAGTTTATTCCGTGAAGTATCGCAATTTGAATATCCTCCTGTTCCAATTTATCTGATGTGGGTTGACtgacacgaagtttaaaaaataaaagattttttaatcttgtgatctaaaacaagttaaagatatttgtgtggttatagatcatctcgttaagcgtaaaaggtaaagtttaaagttaaattattgtcaaataaaaaaaatgtagggaaaagggcctgatttacccttCTACTATTGGAAATAGTTCACATTTACCCCCGTTATACTTTCGGTACAAATTTGCCCTTACCGTTACTTAAGTAGcaatatttgcccctatttttaacacCAGTCCACTGTGACAATTGTAatatttttttaagggaaaagggcctgatttacccctctactattGGAAATAGTTCACATTTACCCCCGTTATACTTTCGGCACAAATTTGCCCCTACCGTTACCAATAATAATTACCAACTAATGTAAACTTATCACAAACACAAATTCACGAGAAttcaatagtttttttttatcaaacttatattcttaattaaaaaaaattattgaataaCTAACTTTTTCATCGAGAGACCAATTATTATTATATGCCATATGAATTTGATGTAACTATAAGAACTCACAAATTCTAAATTCTGAATATGGTACGGGATAAATAGTTAATGCTTCCAGGTCATGAATTATGTAGAcataattcttatatgtgtgttattaggacaacaacatatccagtaaaATCTCACCAAGTGGATTTGGGGAAACTGTGTTATTAGGACAAAGAGTCAAAAGTCAGCGTGAGCATTAAAGAATAAAGCGGCTAACATCTTTACTTTGGTGTGGGAACTTCAGAAAGCACGCCAAAATCGAACTTAAGAGACTAGAAGAACAGTGTTGTCCG carries:
- the LOC132638279 gene encoding F-box/kelch-repeat protein SKIP25-like, with product MNNSAIITNTAAGAAVKCRNKLLQYNQYQSLIPGLPNDIAQICLSLVQEPLILYSVCQSWRRLVYCPHFPPFLSIYSLLKPSAQVKNSIEFANFIPISAKWQLLPPPPLDPPLRLLLRHPSFISRHLPIQSVSVSGDLIILTATTDHMLPALSRPLVFNPLTHKWTYGPPLATPRRWCAAGTSQGMVYVASGIGSHYNLEVAQTVEKWDLKSYNIKNNSNYHQQQQRNNPTCGVKNKGWKWEKLSGLKDGKFSREAIEAIGWREKLCMVNVKGDAAKEGIIYDIESDTWQEMPEGMLVGWRGPTAAMEEEIIYTVDESKEALRKYDQENDSWIEILENEMLKGAQHMAAAGGKVCVVNSGGDGIVVVNVVAEPPSLVVVETPVGFQVLDVHILPRMSQLDEC